Proteins encoded within one genomic window of Candidatus Desulfarcum epimagneticum:
- a CDS encoding Cytochrome C — protein sequence MIPPIACAVFFIVTLLMPAPGSAQECVDCHRAATPHIVSDWEISAHSENDVDCSTCHGDGHKSEKDPQNARIPRPDTCGECHEDQTAQFKRGKHALAWASMKAMPTTHMLPIYMREGMKGCGGCHKIGLKTEDEIRELKENGSGFGTASCDACHTRHTFSKKEARQPQACQTCHMGFDHPQWEMYSSSKHGVRALLKQSGVLHEKTAAPTCQTCHFQEGNHEVRTAWGFLAVRLPLPEDPEWKADQVDILKALGVLDPKGNPTARFNLVKNADVARLTQESWQKERDKMTDACRQCHSGRFAKAELEKADGMIREADRLLAEAIRIVAALYKDGVLEKPEAYAHAFPDLLTFHDAPTVIEQTLFEMHLKHRMRAFQGAFHSNPDYSLWYGWSAMKRDLTEIRAMAKELRAEKTKK from the coding sequence ATGATCCCCCCCATCGCATGCGCCGTTTTTTTCATCGTCACCCTTTTGATGCCCGCTCCCGGATCGGCCCAGGAGTGCGTGGACTGCCACCGGGCAGCCACCCCCCATATTGTTTCCGACTGGGAAATCAGCGCCCACAGCGAAAACGATGTGGACTGCTCCACGTGCCACGGCGACGGGCACAAGTCGGAAAAGGACCCGCAAAACGCCCGGATACCGAGACCCGACACCTGCGGGGAATGCCATGAGGACCAGACCGCCCAGTTTAAAAGGGGAAAACACGCCCTGGCCTGGGCGTCCATGAAGGCCATGCCCACCACCCACATGCTCCCCATTTACATGCGGGAGGGGATGAAGGGATGCGGCGGATGCCATAAAATCGGGCTGAAGACCGAAGACGAGATCAGGGAGCTGAAAGAAAACGGCTCGGGATTCGGGACGGCCTCGTGCGACGCCTGCCACACGCGGCACACGTTCTCCAAAAAAGAGGCCCGGCAGCCCCAGGCCTGCCAGACCTGCCACATGGGCTTTGACCATCCCCAGTGGGAGATGTACTCGTCCTCCAAGCACGGGGTTCGGGCGCTGTTGAAACAAAGCGGGGTTCTGCATGAAAAAACCGCGGCCCCGACCTGCCAGACCTGCCATTTCCAGGAGGGAAACCACGAGGTCCGAACGGCCTGGGGATTTCTGGCCGTCCGGCTGCCCCTTCCCGAAGACCCGGAGTGGAAAGCGGACCAGGTGGACATCTTAAAGGCGCTGGGCGTTTTAGACCCCAAAGGGAACCCCACGGCCCGGTTCAACCTGGTGAAAAACGCCGATGTGGCCCGTCTGACCCAGGAAAGCTGGCAAAAAGAAAGGGACAAGATGACAGACGCCTGCCGCCAGTGCCATTCCGGCCGTTTCGCCAAAGCCGAGCTTGAAAAGGCGGACGGGATGATCCGGGAGGCCGACCGCCTGCTGGCCGAAGCCATCCGAATCGTGGCCGCGCTTTACAAAGACGGCGTCCTTGAAAAACCCGAGGCCTACGCCCACGCCTTTCCCGACCTTCTGACTTTTCACGACGCGCCCACGGTCATTGAGCAGACCCTTTTCGAGATGCACTTGAAACACCGCATGAGGGCCTTCCAGGGGGCGTTTCATTCCAACCCGGACTACTCGCTGTGGTACGGCTGGAGCGCGATGAAGCGGGACCTGACGGAAATCAGGGCCATGGCAAAGGAACTGCGCGCTGAAAAAACGAAGAAATAG
- a CDS encoding hypothetical protein (Evidence 5 : Unknown function), producing MKKNRGFTLLELIAVIALIAIMAALAIPNYLAWLPGYRLDGAARSLRSDLRLTRMRAVSEGRTFTVTFDVAAGRYSIYAGQSLDEENRVKTVDMGQTFTGVEYGYLPGKSPSGSRIKRPVTFSGRPPKVSFRPSGMSNKAGSVYLTTSGNTDVERQRALTVLLTGRVRLYRRLAGGWE from the coding sequence ATGAAAAAAAACAGGGGATTCACCCTTCTGGAGCTGATCGCGGTCATCGCCCTGATCGCCATCATGGCCGCTTTGGCGATTCCGAACTACCTGGCGTGGCTGCCCGGATACCGGCTGGACGGCGCGGCCCGGTCTCTTCGGTCCGATTTGCGCCTGACCCGGATGCGGGCGGTGTCCGAAGGCCGGACATTCACCGTGACCTTTGATGTGGCGGCGGGCCGCTACTCGATTTACGCGGGCCAGTCCCTGGACGAAGAAAACCGGGTCAAAACCGTGGACATGGGGCAGACGTTCACGGGGGTGGAGTACGGATATCTGCCGGGCAAAAGCCCCTCGGGAAGTCGGATCAAACGCCCGGTCACGTTCAGCGGCCGGCCGCCGAAAGTGTCGTTTCGGCCCTCGGGCATGTCCAACAAGGCCGGCAGCGTGTATCTGACCACGTCCGGAAACACGGATGTTGAGAGGCAGCGGGCCCTCACCGTTCTTTTGACCGGCCGGGTCCGGCTGTACCGGCGCCTG